The nucleotide window AAAAGTAAAACTGCGAAGTGGTCAAGGGTCACCGAATGGGCCTCAACGCATATAAGCCCCGACGTCAAATAAAGGTATATGGGCGAGAGGGTTTTCAAGCCCCTTAAGGGCAGTGAGGAGAGTGATGGGGAAGCTACCAGAGCTGGATTGCCCCTGAAGGTAGAGGGACGAGGTGAGTTTATAATACTCAGACTAAACGAGGGGGAGCCTGAGCACTGGGCACACTTTGAAGGCGAAGTAGTAATAACTTTCGACAAATACTACAAACCGCTAAAAGTCGAAATAGAGGTAAAAGACACAATGGACAGCGAAAAAGCCTTGCCAGACATAAAGGGTTATTTTACTTCCGACACCCCCTTTATTGAAATAGATTTAGTAAAAGACGGCGAGCCTGAGCACTGGGCACACTTTGAAGGCGAAGTAGTAATAACTTTCGACAAATACTACAAACCGCTAAAAGTCGAAATAGAGGTAAAAGACACAATGGACAGCGAAAAAGTGCTACGAGATGCTGGTCTTCTCCCCCCACGTCGAGAAGCATAAGGGTGACATAAAGAAATACTTAAACAAGCTTAACTGTGACGTAGACCCGTTTAGTAGGGAAGTAATGTCGTTCCTAGAGAACCTGAAGGGTACCCCTCAAGTACCGAACAAATTGCTAGGAGAGGTAGAGAGGTGGAGGGTGATACTGCACTTTACCCCTTGTGCGAAGATAAGGTTCGTAATAGCGAGGAGAGGAGGCGAACTGGTCTTGGTCACTGCCCACCCCGACCCCGACGCGGAAAATTACGTAGAATTTACCGGGCAGGGCTAGCGTGCACCGTATGGTCTCACGCTACACTAGACCGGGCCGGAGACGGGGAAACCGCTTATTACCTTGTTTTACCTAAAACCCTTAAGCCTCACGTACTATCAGTACACATTTAATGCGGTGACCTCACCATGGCTAGCTGAGGACACAAAAGTACCTTAAAAGGCCCCTGATACCCGTCATCAGTAAACCACGTCGAGGTAGAGAGTACAGTCACAAAAGTGCCTTAATAGCCCCTATACGCTCATTTTCTCGTCGTCGATTAATTATACCTTAAGTATTTTTTATTCAATTTATCTTGTTCACTATACTGCATAAGTTTTACGGTAAAGTTATGCACTATACTGCATAAGCTTATAAAAAACGACGGGAATTATACAATATGAATGAAATAAAACAGGTGCTACTGGACCAGAAAGTGAGGTTAGAGAGAAAATTGGAAAAAGAGAGGGTTATAGAGAGGGACGTCCCGGACTTAAAAAAGTACCTTTCGCGACCTAACGTCTTAGCAATATTGGGGGTGAGGAGGAGCGGTAAATCCACATTAGCGGAAACCCTATTAAGGGGAGAAAACTTCGGGTACATAAACTTTGACGACGATAGGTTAGCGTGGGTAAAAGTCGAGGACTTACACAAGTTGGAAAAGGCCGTCTACGAGTTGTTCGGCGAAGTGGAGTACTTCCTCTTTGACGAAATCCACAACGTGAACGGCTGGGAACTTTTCGTAAGCAGGTTAAGGGAAGAGGGTAAAAAAGTAGTCATAACTGGGAGTAATTCTAAAATGCTTTCCGGCGAGCTTGCCACTGCGTTGACCGGGAGGCACACCGACTTCACGTTATTCCCCTTCTCTTTTTCAGAATACCTCAGGTTTAAGGGGGTCAGGGTCGAAAAAGTAAAGGACACGTACACTACCCCGTCGGAAGGTGTGGTCAAAAGGGAACTGGAAAACTATATCAGGGAAGGGGGTTTCCCGGAAGTGTTGAAGATCTCCGAAGACTTCATTTTCACGATATTTTCGGACATAGTTTATAAGGACGTCGTACAGAGGTTAAAAATAAAGAGGGTCGAGTCGTTCAAGTCGTTTACCGTCAACGTTTTAAAATACTTCTCTAACGAAGTCTCTCTGTCCAAGTTGTCAAAAACGCTTAAGCTAAGCAACAAC belongs to Stygiolobus caldivivus and includes:
- a CDS encoding ATP-binding protein → MNEIKQVLLDQKVRLERKLEKERVIERDVPDLKKYLSRPNVLAILGVRRSGKSTLAETLLRGENFGYINFDDDRLAWVKVEDLHKLEKAVYELFGEVEYFLFDEIHNVNGWELFVSRLREEGKKVVITGSNSKMLSGELATALTGRHTDFTLFPFSFSEYLRFKGVRVEKVKDTYTTPSEGVVKRELENYIREGGFPEVLKISEDFIFTIFSDIVYKDVVQRLKIKRVESFKSFTVNVLKYFSNEVSLSKLSKTLKLSNNTVEEWFNGLINAYVIITSERFTSKPREGMTSQKKVYVIDPGFITSIALDSSKGRVMENLVALQLSRVGEKLFYLKGDNYEIDFMVNGKAIQVTYASGKDEIPKREVEGLEKVKAGKKVVITWDYEDEVRGIKFIPLWKFLLNTREYLSVG